In Sedimentibacter sp. MB31-C6, one genomic interval encodes:
- the miaB gene encoding tRNA (N6-isopentenyl adenosine(37)-C2)-methylthiotransferase MiaB produces MSNKKDIININKDTNLTSEKVIKLKNNNEQYFILNGKRKTYHILTYGCQMNEHDSEKIAGMLSSIGYDETSDEHNADLVIFNTCLIRENAELKVFGKLGEVKGLKRNKPDMIVAVCGCMMQKEEIRDKVLKSFSFVDIIFGTNTIHELPNLIYNVEVNKKKSVDIIDNSDLIFEDMPKSRKFNYKALVNITYGCNNFCTYCVVPYVRGREKSREPIEIINEVNALAQEGCKEITLLGQNVNSYGNNLENKFTFAKLLYELNKITGIERIRFMTSHPKDLTDDLVMAIKDCDKVCNHVHLPIQAGSNDVLKRMNRKYTKEHYLELVKKLKSAVPDIAITTDIIVGFPGETEEDFQETLDVVKKAEYDSAFTFLYSMREGTKAALMEDQIPDDIKHNRFDRLLEVLYPIVLAKNEGCIGKVYPVLVESISKTSDNFLTGRTEHFRLVHFKGSEDLIGQMVNIKITSAKTFHMEGDIVKDK; encoded by the coding sequence ATGAGCAATAAAAAAGATATAATCAATATAAACAAAGATACAAATTTAACAAGCGAAAAAGTTATTAAATTAAAAAATAATAACGAGCAATATTTTATATTAAATGGGAAAAGGAAAACTTATCATATATTAACTTATGGATGTCAAATGAACGAACATGATTCAGAGAAAATTGCTGGAATGTTATCATCAATAGGATATGATGAAACTTCTGATGAACACAATGCTGATTTAGTGATTTTTAATACATGTCTTATTAGAGAAAATGCAGAATTAAAAGTGTTTGGGAAATTAGGTGAAGTAAAGGGATTAAAAAGAAATAAACCTGATATGATTGTAGCAGTATGTGGATGTATGATGCAAAAAGAAGAAATTAGAGATAAGGTTCTAAAATCATTTTCTTTTGTAGATATTATCTTTGGTACAAATACAATTCATGAACTACCGAATTTAATTTATAATGTTGAAGTAAATAAAAAGAAAAGTGTAGATATAATTGATAATTCAGACCTTATTTTTGAAGATATGCCTAAATCAAGAAAGTTTAATTATAAGGCATTAGTTAATATAACTTATGGATGCAATAATTTTTGTACTTATTGTGTAGTTCCATACGTAAGAGGAAGAGAAAAAAGCAGAGAACCAATTGAAATAATTAATGAAGTTAATGCCCTTGCACAAGAAGGCTGTAAAGAAATTACTTTATTAGGTCAAAATGTTAACTCTTATGGTAATAATTTAGAGAATAAGTTTACATTTGCTAAGTTATTATATGAATTAAATAAAATAACTGGTATAGAACGCATTCGATTTATGACGTCCCATCCAAAGGATTTAACGGATGATTTAGTTATGGCAATTAAAGATTGTGACAAAGTATGTAACCATGTACACTTACCTATACAAGCAGGAAGTAATGATGTTTTGAAAAGAATGAATCGTAAATATACTAAAGAGCATTATCTTGAACTTGTTAAAAAGTTAAAGTCTGCAGTACCTGATATTGCAATTACAACTGATATAATCGTTGGTTTCCCAGGGGAAACAGAAGAAGACTTTCAAGAAACTTTAGATGTAGTCAAAAAGGCAGAATATGATTCAGCTTTTACATTCTTATATTCAATGAGAGAAGGAACCAAGGCTGCATTGATGGAAGATCAAATACCTGATGATATTAAACATAATAGATTTGACAGATTATTAGAAGTATTATACCCAATAGTTCTAGCAAAGAACGAAGGATGCATTGGTAAAGTATATCCAGTTTTAGTTGAATCAATAAGTAAAACTAGTGATAACTTCTTAACTGGTAGAACAGAGCATTTTAGACTTGTACATTTTAAAGGTAGCGAAGATTTAATTGGTCAAATGGTAAATATAAAAATCACTAGTGCAAAAACATTCCATATGGAAGGGGATATAGTAAAAGATAAATAA
- the mutS gene encoding DNA mismatch repair protein MutS — protein MAKYTPMMEQYLGIKEQYKDCILLYRLGDFYEMFFEDALIASRVLEIALTGRDCGQEERAPMCGVPHHAVNNYIPKLIENGYKVAICEQVEDPATAKGIVKRDVVRVVTPGTVIEQSMLDEKTNNYLCCIYIAEGFGISYVDVSTGDLYVTENISLSDYAVNSNKRYELLNGEINKVNPSEIISNKLTGDEIIDSRISITDILKFTEYKNIILNHFNVVSLDSFGISDNINAIISLGMLIDYLNQTQKTSLEHINKLHFYNTGEYLHLDSSTRKNLELIETIRGKKGQGTLYHVLDNTMTAMGGRKLKKWIEEPLKNITNINNRLDSVEELFNNVMASNNIKEYLKNVYDIERLISRIVYGNCNGRDLVALKQSVSNLPDLKTEISELKSKMFSNICDNFDTLRDIYDIIDKSIVDEPPISIKEGGIIKRNYNVELDEIIEISINGKNWISQLQNEEREKTGIKNLKIGYTKVFGYYLEVTKSYLKSVPDNYIRKQTLANCERYVTPELKEMEAKILNADEQVMKLEYDLFLEVRQYIKSQVTKIQETAHNIAIIDVLNSLAIAAVKNDYTRPVMNNNGYMNIVDGRHPVIERIIKNELFVPNDTYIDNKEHRMSIITGPNMAGKSTYMRQVALIALLAHIGSFVPAKSAEICILDKIFTRVGASDDLSQGQSTFMVEMSEVSNILNNATENSLLILDEIGRGTSTYDGLSIAWSVVEYITKKIKAKTLFATHYHELSELESKLKSVKNYRILIKETDDKIIFLRKITEGSVDRSYGIQVANLAGLPEEVVFRAKEILKQLGESDITKPFAKNKKERVSDKFQVSMFAENPIVSNNEEYKDFAEIIKNIDVNNLTPIKALTLLNDIIEKAKHI, from the coding sequence ATGGCAAAATATACACCTATGATGGAACAATATCTAGGAATAAAAGAACAATACAAAGATTGTATACTGCTCTATAGACTTGGAGATTTTTATGAAATGTTTTTTGAAGATGCACTTATAGCGTCTAGAGTTTTAGAAATTGCCCTTACAGGGCGTGATTGTGGACAAGAAGAAAGGGCTCCTATGTGTGGAGTACCACATCATGCAGTAAATAATTATATACCAAAGCTTATAGAAAATGGCTACAAAGTAGCAATATGTGAGCAAGTTGAGGATCCAGCTACTGCGAAGGGTATAGTGAAAAGGGATGTAGTTAGAGTCGTAACACCTGGAACTGTAATTGAACAAAGTATGCTTGATGAAAAAACTAACAACTATTTATGTTGTATATATATTGCGGAAGGCTTTGGCATATCATATGTGGATGTATCAACTGGAGATTTATATGTAACAGAAAATATATCATTAAGTGACTATGCTGTTAATAGTAATAAGAGATATGAACTATTAAATGGAGAAATCAATAAAGTAAATCCTTCTGAAATTATTTCAAACAAACTTACAGGTGATGAAATTATTGACTCAAGAATTTCAATTACTGATATTTTAAAGTTTACAGAATATAAAAATATTATATTAAATCACTTTAATGTGGTATCATTAGATTCCTTTGGAATATCTGATAATATAAATGCTATAATTTCATTAGGCATGCTAATTGATTATTTAAATCAAACACAAAAAACTTCATTGGAGCATATAAATAAGCTTCATTTTTATAATACTGGTGAATACCTTCATTTAGATTCTAGTACTAGAAAAAACCTTGAACTAATTGAAACTATTAGAGGTAAAAAGGGTCAAGGAACGTTATATCATGTATTAGATAATACTATGACTGCAATGGGTGGAAGGAAATTAAAAAAATGGATTGAAGAACCTCTGAAGAATATTACTAACATAAATAATAGGTTAGATTCTGTTGAAGAGTTATTTAATAATGTTATGGCATCAAACAACATAAAAGAGTACCTGAAAAATGTTTATGACATTGAACGATTAATTAGTAGGATAGTTTATGGTAATTGTAATGGTAGAGATTTAGTTGCATTAAAGCAGTCAGTTTCAAATTTACCTGATTTAAAAACAGAAATATCAGAATTAAAATCAAAAATGTTTTCTAATATATGTGATAACTTCGATACATTAAGAGATATCTATGACATAATCGATAAATCTATAGTTGATGAACCTCCTATTTCAATAAAGGAAGGTGGAATTATTAAAAGAAACTATAATGTTGAACTTGATGAAATAATAGAAATATCAATTAATGGCAAAAATTGGATTTCACAACTTCAAAATGAGGAAAGAGAAAAAACAGGTATTAAAAACTTAAAAATTGGATATACAAAAGTATTTGGCTATTATCTAGAAGTTACTAAATCTTATTTAAAAAGCGTACCCGATAATTATATTAGAAAACAAACACTAGCTAATTGTGAACGATATGTAACTCCTGAACTAAAAGAAATGGAAGCTAAAATTTTAAATGCAGATGAACAGGTAATGAAACTTGAATATGATTTATTTCTAGAAGTAAGACAATATATAAAAAGTCAAGTTACTAAAATACAAGAAACAGCCCATAATATAGCAATTATTGATGTACTCAATTCTCTTGCAATTGCTGCTGTTAAAAATGACTATACAAGACCGGTAATGAATAATAACGGATATATGAATATTGTTGATGGAAGGCATCCTGTTATAGAAAGAATAATTAAAAACGAACTGTTTGTTCCAAATGACACATATATAGACAATAAAGAACATAGAATGTCAATTATAACCGGACCAAATATGGCGGGTAAATCCACATATATGAGACAAGTTGCATTAATAGCTCTCCTTGCTCATATTGGAAGTTTTGTTCCAGCAAAATCTGCTGAAATATGCATTTTAGATAAAATTTTTACTCGTGTTGGAGCTTCTGATGATTTATCTCAAGGTCAAAGTACCTTTATGGTTGAAATGAGCGAAGTTTCAAATATTCTTAACAATGCTACTGAAAACAGCCTTTTGATTTTAGATGAAATTGGTAGAGGTACAAGTACCTATGATGGCCTTAGTATAGCTTGGAGTGTTGTAGAATATATAACTAAAAAAATTAAGGCAAAAACATTGTTTGCTACTCATTATCATGAATTATCAGAACTTGAAAGCAAATTAAAAAGTGTAAAAAACTATAGAATATTAATTAAGGAAACTGATGATAAAATAATTTTTTTACGTAAAATAACTGAAGGTAGTGTTGATAGAAGTTATGGAATTCAAGTTGCAAATTTAGCCGGACTTCCAGAAGAAGTAGTTTTTAGAGCTAAGGAAATTTTGAAACAATTAGGCGAAAGTGACATAACAAAACCTTTTGCCAAAAATAAAAAAGAAAGAGTATCTGATAAATTTCAAGTTTCCATGTTTGCAGAAAACCCTATAGTGAGTAATAATGAGGAATACAAAGATTTTGCTGAAATTATTAAAAATATAGATGTAAATAACTTAACACCAATCAAAGCATTAACTTTATTAAACGATATAATAGAAAAAGCAAAGCATATTTAA
- the mutL gene encoding DNA mismatch repair endonuclease MutL, translating into MAKIHLLDNDTINKIAAGEVIENPKSIVKELIENSIDAEADEIIVEIKKGGKGLIRISDNGKGIDKNEIEEAFKRHCTSKIKSSDDLNYLFTLGFRGEALASIAAVSHVNVISRTNNDTYGIKLEIKGGEVIVKEDIGCPVGTTITVTELFYNVPARKKFLKSDASESSHINEIVTSLALSKENISFKYINNSNVAFKTPKTNNFINTISSLYDKELYNSLLNVNYKNDIIEITGYTTNLNYYRGNRKHQLIFVNGRYIKHKRINYFIEAAYNTLLPKNKYPACFLKLEVEPALIDVNVHPAKTELRFQNEELILNEVKKSIYKALNSANIIKEIKKETFHEKSKKTNVNNSIFDNKSVENTLHINYDDLNNIDNIKFTEVNYKVDNDIKNKNIFEEAIEDSIKKDENYKTLEDNCISEGEGDTQIYLSTKDKDNKKQQILIEENIIEKIPELSIIGVIMDTYIICENKTKKEMYMIDQHAAHERINYEKFLYQFQNSEILKQELIVPEVINLSYEDFSIAADNENIFENLGISFEKFGINAILISNIPVIFSNTNIKELFYTILDSIKGISKSNIQIDKIIKNACVQSVKSGDKLHTLEIKKLIENLRNTDNPYTCPHGRPVIIKMSKYEIERMFERIQS; encoded by the coding sequence ATGGCTAAAATACATTTGTTAGACAATGATACAATCAATAAAATAGCAGCAGGAGAAGTAATAGAAAATCCTAAATCAATAGTCAAAGAACTTATTGAAAATTCCATTGATGCAGAAGCTGATGAAATAATTGTTGAAATAAAAAAAGGCGGAAAAGGCTTAATACGAATATCAGATAATGGTAAAGGAATAGACAAAAACGAAATAGAAGAAGCTTTTAAAAGACACTGCACTAGTAAAATTAAATCTTCTGACGACTTAAATTACTTGTTTACTCTAGGTTTTAGAGGAGAAGCTTTAGCAAGTATTGCTGCCGTTTCTCATGTTAATGTAATTTCTAGAACTAATAATGATACATATGGTATAAAGCTTGAAATTAAGGGTGGAGAAGTTATAGTTAAAGAAGATATTGGATGTCCTGTGGGAACAACAATAACTGTTACAGAACTTTTTTATAATGTTCCTGCTAGAAAAAAATTTTTAAAAAGCGATGCATCTGAAAGTAGCCATATTAATGAAATAGTAACTTCCTTAGCTCTAAGCAAAGAAAATATATCATTTAAGTATATTAATAATAGCAATGTTGCTTTTAAAACACCGAAAACAAATAATTTCATAAATACTATTTCTAGTCTCTATGATAAAGAACTTTATAATTCATTATTAAACGTAAATTACAAAAATGATATAATTGAAATTACAGGATATACAACGAACTTAAATTATTACAGAGGTAATAGAAAACATCAGCTAATATTTGTAAATGGTAGATATATTAAGCACAAAAGAATTAACTACTTTATAGAAGCAGCTTATAATACTTTGCTGCCTAAAAACAAATATCCTGCATGTTTTTTAAAACTTGAAGTTGAACCCGCATTAATAGATGTAAATGTTCATCCTGCTAAAACAGAACTACGGTTTCAAAATGAAGAACTTATTTTAAATGAAGTTAAAAAATCAATATATAAGGCTCTTAACTCTGCTAATATAATTAAAGAAATTAAAAAAGAAACTTTCCATGAAAAATCTAAAAAAACAAATGTAAATAATTCTATTTTTGATAATAAAAGTGTTGAAAATACTTTACATATAAATTATGATGATTTAAACAATATAGATAATATTAAATTTACAGAAGTTAACTACAAAGTAGATAATGATATTAAAAATAAAAATATATTTGAAGAAGCCATTGAAGATTCAATAAAGAAAGATGAAAATTATAAAACACTTGAAGATAATTGTATATCAGAAGGTGAAGGTGATACCCAAATATATTTGTCAACAAAGGATAAAGATAATAAAAAACAACAAATACTTATTGAAGAAAATATAATTGAAAAAATACCAGAACTTTCAATTATCGGTGTAATAATGGACACATATATAATATGCGAAAATAAAACAAAAAAAGAAATGTATATGATAGATCAACATGCTGCACATGAAAGAATAAATTACGAAAAATTTTTATATCAATTTCAAAATAGTGAAATTTTAAAACAAGAACTAATTGTTCCAGAAGTTATAAATTTATCCTATGAAGATTTTTCTATAGCAGCAGACAATGAAAATATTTTTGAAAACTTAGGTATTTCTTTTGAAAAATTTGGTATTAATGCTATACTGATAAGTAATATACCTGTTATTTTTAGTAATACTAATATAAAGGAATTATTTTATACGATTCTTGATTCTATAAAAGGAATTAGTAAATCAAATATACAAATTGATAAAATTATAAAGAATGCATGCGTACAATCAGTAAAATCAGGAGATAAATTACATACTCTTGAAATTAAAAAATTAATTGAAAATTTAAGAAATACTGATAATCCTTACACGTGTCCACATGGTAGGCCTGTTATAATTAAAATGTCAAAATATGAAATTGAAAGAATGTTTGAAAGAATTCAAAGTTAA
- the miaA gene encoding tRNA (adenosine(37)-N6)-dimethylallyltransferase MiaA yields MNNKIIVIVGPTAVGKTYVSIELAKKLKTEIISADSMQVYRGMNIGTAKIIEEEKQGIVHHMIDIINPDENYSVSDFKFESERIIDNVLSKNKTPIIVGGSGLYVNSLIYDLDFGNAKSDTKIRDYYTSFYYEHGKEALYNKLKDVDPESAEKIHKNNVKRVMRALEVHDITGKKFSEINTDIRKYSEKYEHLLIGLSMDRKILYERINQRVEKMLSDGLIQEVKTLLDKGYHKNLVSMQGIGYKEIIDYLEGETNLEEAVKILKRNTRRFAKRQFTWFLKDPNVKWFQIGDVNEIDNIIEEIFEYTTIKKKIK; encoded by the coding sequence ATGAATAATAAAATAATTGTTATAGTCGGTCCTACAGCGGTAGGAAAAACCTATGTTTCAATAGAATTAGCAAAAAAATTAAAAACAGAAATAATATCGGCAGATTCAATGCAAGTATATAGAGGAATGAATATAGGAACTGCAAAAATCATAGAAGAAGAAAAACAAGGAATAGTTCATCATATGATAGATATAATTAATCCTGATGAAAACTATTCAGTTTCAGATTTTAAATTCGAATCAGAAAGAATAATCGACAATGTTCTTTCAAAAAATAAAACTCCAATTATAGTAGGGGGGAGCGGTTTATATGTTAATTCATTAATATATGATTTAGATTTTGGAAATGCAAAATCTGACACGAAAATAAGAGATTACTATACGTCATTTTATTATGAGCATGGTAAGGAAGCTTTATATAATAAGTTAAAAGACGTAGATCCTGAGTCTGCAGAAAAAATACATAAAAATAATGTAAAACGAGTAATGCGGGCGTTAGAAGTACATGATATTACAGGTAAGAAATTCTCTGAAATAAATACTGATATAAGAAAATATAGCGAAAAGTATGAACATCTTTTAATTGGATTAAGTATGGATAGAAAAATCCTATACGAAAGGATAAATCAACGAGTAGAAAAAATGTTATCTGATGGTCTAATACAAGAAGTAAAAACACTTTTAGATAAGGGCTATCATAAGAATCTAGTTTCAATGCAAGGAATAGGATATAAAGAAATTATTGATTATTTAGAAGGTGAAACCAACCTTGAAGAAGCTGTGAAAATATTAAAACGAAATACAAGGAGATTTGCCAAAAGGCAATTTACCTGGTTTTTAAAAGATCCAAACGTTAAGTGGTTTCAAATTGGTGATGTTAATGAAATCGATAATATAATTGAAGAGATATTCGAATATACAACTATAAAGAAAAAAATAAAATAA